Proteins from one Rosa chinensis cultivar Old Blush chromosome 7, RchiOBHm-V2, whole genome shotgun sequence genomic window:
- the LOC112176452 gene encoding LOW QUALITY PROTEIN: ubiquinol oxidase 2, mitochondrial (The sequence of the model RefSeq protein was modified relative to this genomic sequence to represent the inferred CDS: substituted 2 bases at 2 genomic stop codons) — MAKSATHVAIVRLFSTAARAATNNAPAAKQLSFIIIPLKDAAAGAWWNNGSIIYPVQRVRSGSTLALGRQEKQQEEADHSNSAVSVAGHGGGNKDDEXKAITSYWGVGPNKITKQDGTEWKWNCFRPWETYKADTTIDLQKHHVPTTLIDKMAYWTVKSLRWPTDLFFQRRYACRAMMLXTVAAVPGMVGGMLLHCKLLRRFEHSGGWIKALLEEAENERMHLMTFMEVAKPWWYERALVFAVQGVFFNAYFLGYMISPKFAHRMVGYLEEEAIHSYTEFLKELDKGNIENVPAPAIAIDYWQLPSNSTLRDVVTVVRADEAHHRDVNHFASDIHYNGRELKESPAPIGYH; from the exons ATGGCGAAGTCGGCGACGCACGTAGCAATTGTGCGCCTCTTCTCCACGGCAGCCAGAGCTGCCACCAATAATGCGCCCGCGGCCAAACAATTGTCCTTCATAATCATTCCTCTAAAGGATGCGGCCGCGGGCGCATGGTGGAACAACGGCAGCATCATTTACCCCGTTCAGAGGGTACGCAGTGGTAGCACCCTGGCTCTCGGCCGTCAGGAGAAGCAGCAAGAGGAGGCTGATCATAGCAACTCCGCCGTTTCGGTTGCCGGACACGGTGGTGGTAATAAGGACGATGAGTAGAAGGCCATCACCAGCTACTGGGGGGTAGGACCGAACAAGATTACCAAGCAAGATGGTACTGAATGGAAATGGAATTGCTTCAGA CCATGGGAGACGTACAAGGCCGACACCACGATAGATCTCCAGAAGCATCACGTGCCTACAACTTTGATCGACAAAATGGCGTACTGGACGGTCAAGTCTCTCCGCTGGCCTACCGACCTATTCTTCCAG AGGCGATATGCGTGCAGGGCAATGATGCTGTAGACAGTGGCAGCAGTGCCTGGAATGGTAGGAGGGATGCTGCTGCACTGCAAATTGCTTAGGCGATTTGAGCACAGTGGCGGATGGATCAAAGCTCTTCTAGAAGAAGCCGAGAACGAGCGTATGCACCTCATGACCTTCATGGAAGTCGCCAAGCCCTGGTGGTATGAGCGCGCGCTTGTATTTGCCGTTCAAGGTGTTTTCTTCAATGCGTACTTCTTGGGATATATGATTTCACCCAAGTTTGCTCATAGAATGGTTGGATATCTTGAGGAGGAAGCAATTCACTCATATACCGAGTTCCTCAAGGAATTAGACAAAGGTAACATTGAGAATGTTCCAGCTCCAGCTATTGCTATTGATTATTGGCAGCTACCTTCCAATTCCACCTTGAGAGATGTTGTTACAGTTGTTAGGGCAGACGAGGCTCACCACCGAGATGTCAATCACTTCGCTTCG GACATACATTATAATGGACGTGAACTGAAGGAATCTCCAGCTCCAATTGGTTACCATTGA
- the LOC121050465 gene encoding protein NO VEIN-like, producing the protein MSAEDIVYLKDSLTRMECTVLPTVQDKWVSLHPSYGLLCWCDDKKLKKQFMHMDGLDFLYSGGLSNDDEETLSAKMSVLMRNLGIPALSKVVTREAMFNGPTESSFKAALLDWALPYAQRFLHSLHPDKYSQLKQSGFDILNRLRVVEVKKLSYRNVIKIAGSESKKQIECSCVLQDHDLYTTQESDSHALFMELSRLFFDGKPELYLANFLHMITTMAELGSTEEQIRLFYLQ; encoded by the exons ATGAGTGCTGAGGATATTGTATACTTGAAAGATTCTCTTACAAGGATGGAATGTACTGTGCTTCCTACTGTACAGGATAAGTGGGTATCTCTACATCCTTCCTATGGTCTCCTGTGCTGGTGTGATGATAAGAAGTTGAAGAAGCAGTTTATGCATATGGATGGACTTGATTTTCTTTACTCTGGTGGACTAAGTAATGATGATGAAGAGACCCTAAGTGCAAAAATGTCCGTCCTCATGCGAAACTTAGGGATTCCTGCACTTTCAAAG GTTGTGACTCGTGAGGCGATGTTTAATGGTCCGACAGAATCTAGCTTTAAAGCTGCATTGCTGGATTGGGCTCTGCCATATGCGCAACGCTTCTTACATAGTTTACATCCTGATAAATATTCTCAACTCAAGCAGTCTGGATTCGATATACTAAATCGTTTGCGAGTAGTAGAAGTTAAAAAGCTGTCCTACCGCAATGTTATAAAGATTGCTGGAAGTGAATCCAAGAAGCAAATCGAATGTAGTTGTGTTCTGCAG GATCACGATCTGTATACAACCCAGGAATCAGATTCTCACGCATTATTTATGGAGCTTTCTCGTTTGTTTTTTGATGGAAAACCAGAATTATACTTGGCAAATTTCCTTCATATGATCACAACAATGGCTGAATTAGGTTCAACTGAGGAGCAGATAAGACTTTTTTATCTTCAATAG